In a single window of the Pseudogemmatithrix spongiicola genome:
- a CDS encoding DnaB-like helicase C-terminal domain-containing protein gives MKRVDLASDGQPSGDTVATGFASLDRWLGGGVRRGDLVVLGGDVGSGKSALALAMALRMAQAGTSVAFLTGEMTAERVMERALAVEGRVRVDELRTGKLDDMARAGVGAAAVRLRDRPPRVEPLPTASLEAMRARVRELDCQVVVVDSLQSLALGQGPQDELLASAVRALKAAALDMDVTVLVTAQLTRWERGRPDPRPALDDFGALGAVKQHADVVLAIYREEMYAPGFGVEGATELLVRKNRNGTTGYVDLYFYKQWLRFEDMLDPDR, from the coding sequence ATGAAGCGCGTGGACCTCGCCTCCGACGGCCAACCGTCCGGAGACACGGTCGCGACGGGCTTCGCGAGTCTCGATCGTTGGCTGGGCGGCGGCGTGCGCCGCGGCGACCTGGTCGTGCTCGGTGGCGATGTCGGCAGCGGCAAGTCGGCGCTGGCGTTGGCGATGGCGTTGCGCATGGCGCAGGCGGGCACGAGCGTGGCGTTCCTGACGGGCGAGATGACGGCCGAGCGCGTGATGGAACGCGCGCTGGCGGTCGAGGGACGGGTGCGCGTCGACGAGCTACGCACGGGGAAGCTCGACGACATGGCGCGGGCCGGCGTGGGTGCGGCGGCGGTGCGACTGCGCGATCGTCCGCCGCGTGTCGAACCGTTGCCGACGGCCTCGCTCGAGGCAATGCGCGCACGCGTGCGCGAACTGGACTGCCAGGTGGTGGTCGTCGACTCGCTGCAGTCGCTGGCGCTCGGCCAGGGACCGCAGGACGAGTTGCTGGCGAGTGCGGTACGGGCGTTGAAGGCGGCCGCGCTGGACATGGACGTCACGGTGCTGGTGACCGCGCAGCTCACGCGTTGGGAGCGTGGCCGGCCCGATCCGCGTCCGGCCCTGGACGACTTCGGGGCGCTGGGCGCGGTGAAGCAGCATGCCGACGTCGTGCTGGCGATCTACCGTGAGGAGATGTACGCGCCAGGCTTCGGCGTGGAGGGCGCGACTGAGCTGCTCGTGCGCAAGAACCGGAACGGGACGACGGGCTACGTGGACCTGTATTTCTACAAGCAGTGGTTGCGTTTCGAAGACATGCTGGACCCTGACCGCTAG
- a CDS encoding ABC transporter ATP-binding protein has translation MRLYRRLLVFLRPHTWRLVGNILFNVTAAALDGIAFTLLIPFLNTLFGMPNAIAQDMGWLTVAQDRLIGAFLVPDQPLASLRGVILVIIAMVALKNVFLWAGGQLGASLQEYLTRDLRAAVFAHMQRLPLGWFSRTKTGQIIARILTDTEQTKAILAEVATRTIQNAAQLLVTIWILYTMSPRLTLYALVVAPLIIGLLQPILRKLRKGHRRLRAEYGEITSVLQEVVSGIRLVKSFRGEAYEDGRFIGASGRYSKGMTRIQRIALLSGPLTEVLGTVVAVAILWLGAQEVLGGRGMDGGTLITFMVLVMRLLQPLKQLSQAPTIAQQSLAAAERLFDVLDQPTELQADRGTRDVRGLERELVFDAVGFAYGDEPVLRDVSFTARKGEVIALVGASGAGKSTLVDLIPRFIEPTSGRILLDGVDTREIKLPALRSLTGIVSQDTVLFNDTVRANIAYGAGEKYTQAQVEAAARAANAHEFIAALPEGYDTVLGERGTRLSGGQRQRLAIARALLTDPPILILDEATSALDTESERLVQEALDRLLAGRTTFVIAHRLSTIVHATQILVMDAGQVVERGTHDELLARGGAYARLHALQQRGERNGDG, from the coding sequence ATGCGCCTCTACCGCCGGCTCCTGGTCTTCCTCCGCCCGCATACGTGGCGGCTGGTCGGGAACATCCTGTTCAACGTGACCGCCGCCGCGCTCGACGGCATCGCGTTCACGCTGCTCATTCCGTTCCTGAACACGCTGTTCGGCATGCCGAACGCGATTGCGCAGGACATGGGCTGGCTCACGGTGGCGCAGGACCGCCTCATCGGCGCGTTCCTGGTGCCCGACCAGCCCCTCGCGTCGCTGCGCGGCGTGATCCTGGTGATCATCGCGATGGTCGCGCTCAAGAACGTCTTCCTCTGGGCCGGCGGCCAACTCGGCGCCTCGCTGCAGGAATACCTCACGCGCGACCTGCGCGCCGCGGTCTTCGCCCACATGCAGCGCCTGCCGCTGGGCTGGTTCTCGCGCACCAAGACGGGCCAGATCATCGCCCGCATCCTCACCGATACGGAGCAGACGAAGGCGATCCTCGCCGAGGTCGCCACGCGCACGATCCAGAACGCCGCGCAGCTCCTCGTGACGATCTGGATCCTCTACACAATGTCGCCGCGGCTCACGCTGTACGCGCTCGTCGTCGCGCCGCTCATCATCGGGCTGTTGCAGCCCATCCTGCGCAAGCTGCGCAAGGGGCACCGCCGCCTGCGCGCCGAGTACGGCGAGATCACCAGCGTGCTGCAGGAGGTGGTGAGCGGAATCCGCCTCGTGAAGTCGTTCCGCGGAGAAGCGTACGAAGACGGTCGCTTCATCGGGGCCTCGGGCCGCTACTCGAAGGGGATGACGCGCATCCAGCGCATCGCACTGCTCAGCGGGCCGCTCACGGAAGTGCTCGGGACCGTGGTCGCGGTGGCGATTCTCTGGCTCGGCGCGCAGGAGGTGCTCGGCGGCCGCGGCATGGATGGCGGCACGCTGATCACCTTCATGGTGCTCGTGATGCGCCTGCTGCAGCCGCTCAAGCAGCTCTCGCAGGCGCCGACCATCGCGCAGCAGTCGCTGGCCGCGGCCGAGCGGCTGTTCGACGTGCTCGACCAGCCCACGGAGCTGCAGGCCGACCGCGGCACGCGCGACGTGCGCGGATTGGAGCGCGAGCTCGTGTTCGACGCGGTCGGCTTCGCCTACGGCGACGAGCCCGTGCTGCGGGACGTCTCGTTCACCGCCAGGAAGGGCGAGGTCATCGCGCTCGTCGGTGCCAGTGGCGCGGGCAAGAGCACGCTCGTGGATCTCATTCCGCGCTTCATCGAGCCGACGAGCGGTCGCATCCTGCTCGACGGCGTGGACACGCGCGAGATCAAGCTGCCCGCGCTGCGCTCCCTGACGGGGATCGTCTCGCAGGACACCGTGCTCTTCAACGACACCGTGCGCGCCAACATCGCCTACGGTGCGGGTGAGAAGTACACGCAGGCGCAGGTCGAGGCGGCGGCGCGCGCGGCCAACGCGCACGAATTCATCGCCGCGCTGCCGGAAGGCTACGACACCGTGCTCGGCGAGCGCGGCACGCGGCTCTCCGGCGGCCAGCGCCAGCGCCTGGCGATCGCCCGCGCGCTGCTCACCGACCCGCCGATCTTGATCCTCGACGAAGCTACGAGCGCGCTCGATACCGAGAGCGAGCGACTCGTGCAGGAGGCGCTGGACCGCCTGCTCGCCGGGCGCACGACCTTTGTGATCGCGCATCGCCTGAGCACCATCGTGCACGCGACGCAGATCCTCGTGATGGACGCCGGGCAGGTGGTGGAGCGCGGCACGCATGACGAGCTGCTGGCGCGCGGCGGCGCGTATGCCCGCCTGCACGCGTTGCAGCAGCGCGGGGAGCGCAACGGCGATGGCTGA
- a CDS encoding lysophospholipid acyltransferase family protein, which produces MAEREVKPPTLMHRVEYALLRLVATLLRPFSLRTASGVGAVVGGWGYWPFRVRADRVERYIRAAFPEFSEQRVRDVARESYRGLGRVTIEGIILSKEPRESILAAFSGTEGWEKLEAAVAEGRGVVLVSGHIGSWELAAAYMAARGIPIDAIAMHMANPLSDSFVRRTRERLGIKVIFDDEAVRAIPRAFRDGRAVGFLSDQGALGLASTFVDFFGRPAKTPRGAAVFALRSKLPMLFVAAIRQPDQSYRFIVRDVALAEDADRETAVDNTVRNYTKAIEDCVREHPEQYFWQHRRWKRQPPDTPPHLREP; this is translated from the coding sequence ATGGCTGAGCGGGAGGTCAAGCCTCCCACGCTGATGCATCGGGTGGAGTACGCGCTGCTGCGGCTCGTCGCGACGCTGCTCCGGCCCTTCTCCCTGCGCACCGCGTCGGGAGTCGGCGCGGTGGTCGGCGGCTGGGGCTACTGGCCGTTCCGCGTGCGCGCCGACCGCGTCGAGCGCTATATCCGCGCCGCCTTCCCGGAGTTCAGCGAGCAGCGCGTGCGCGACGTCGCGCGCGAGAGCTATCGCGGCCTCGGCCGCGTGACGATCGAAGGCATCATCCTCAGCAAGGAACCGCGCGAGAGCATCCTCGCCGCCTTCAGCGGCACCGAGGGCTGGGAAAAGCTCGAGGCGGCGGTCGCCGAAGGCCGCGGCGTCGTGCTCGTCAGCGGGCACATCGGCAGCTGGGAACTCGCGGCGGCCTACATGGCGGCGCGCGGCATTCCCATCGACGCCATCGCCATGCACATGGCGAATCCGTTGAGCGATTCCTTCGTGCGCCGCACGCGCGAGCGCCTCGGCATCAAGGTCATCTTCGACGACGAAGCCGTGCGTGCCATTCCGCGTGCCTTCCGCGATGGCCGCGCGGTCGGCTTCCTCTCCGACCAAGGCGCACTCGGGCTCGCGAGCACGTTCGTGGACTTCTTCGGGCGTCCGGCCAAGACGCCGCGCGGTGCCGCGGTGTTCGCGCTGCGCAGCAAGCTGCCGATGCTCTTCGTCGCCGCCATCCGCCAGCCCGACCAGTCGTACCGCTTCATCGTGCGCGACGTCGCGCTGGCCGAGGACGCCGACCGCGAGACAGCCGTGGACAACACCGTGCGCAACTACACGAAGGCCATCGAGGACTGCGTGCGCGAGCATCCCGAGCAGTATTTCTGGCAGCATCGCCGCTGGAAGCGCCAGCCGCCCGATACGCCGCCGCACCTGAGGGAGCCATGA
- a CDS encoding aminotransferase class V-fold PLP-dependent enzyme, with translation MSAPYDVAAVRRREYPWEARGDAVHFDHASIGVIPQRARDAVAAYNDKRAEMHAMRAEDFFPQLDRSRALIAQFIGASAEEIALTTNTSWGVNLAAYALPLGPGDIVLGSEGEFPANVYPWMAAAKQRGFTFELVPMRGFAVDEDEILRRIETDPRVKGVALSWVSFWTGYRIDAKRIGTACRMRGVCFAMDTIQGLGACALDVREVPVDIVSNGAQKWLCSPWGAAFAYVRKELIARLEPPAAGWLSQASAGDFARFLDYDPAWRDDAQRFEVGSLPIQDFVGMNATLELFLELGPDRIEQHVLGITGELRRALLGLPGAVVLTPERSATRAGIVALRTPDVAGDSARLRGSGIVHSVREGAIRLAPHFHTLPSDVARVVRTLRS, from the coding sequence ATGAGCGCCCCATACGACGTCGCGGCGGTCCGCCGCCGCGAGTACCCCTGGGAGGCGCGCGGCGACGCCGTGCACTTCGACCACGCCAGCATCGGCGTCATCCCGCAGCGGGCCCGCGATGCCGTGGCCGCCTACAACGACAAGCGCGCCGAGATGCATGCGATGCGCGCCGAGGATTTTTTCCCGCAGCTGGACCGCTCGCGCGCGCTCATCGCGCAGTTCATCGGCGCCAGCGCGGAGGAGATTGCGCTCACGACCAACACCAGCTGGGGCGTGAACCTCGCCGCCTACGCCCTGCCGCTCGGGCCCGGCGACATCGTGCTCGGCAGCGAAGGCGAGTTTCCCGCGAACGTGTATCCGTGGATGGCGGCGGCCAAGCAGCGCGGCTTCACGTTTGAGCTCGTGCCGATGCGGGGCTTCGCCGTGGATGAGGACGAGATCCTGCGGCGCATTGAGACCGACCCGCGCGTGAAGGGCGTCGCGCTGAGTTGGGTGTCGTTCTGGACCGGGTATCGCATCGATGCCAAGCGCATCGGTACCGCCTGCCGGATGCGCGGCGTCTGCTTCGCGATGGATACGATTCAAGGACTCGGCGCCTGTGCACTCGACGTGCGCGAGGTACCGGTGGACATCGTATCGAACGGCGCGCAGAAGTGGCTCTGCTCGCCCTGGGGCGCCGCGTTCGCCTACGTGCGCAAGGAGTTGATCGCGCGGCTCGAGCCGCCCGCCGCGGGCTGGCTGTCGCAGGCCAGCGCCGGCGACTTCGCGCGGTTCCTCGACTACGATCCCGCCTGGCGCGACGACGCGCAGCGCTTCGAGGTGGGCTCGCTGCCGATCCAGGACTTCGTCGGGATGAATGCGACGCTGGAGCTGTTCCTGGAGCTCGGGCCGGACCGCATCGAGCAGCATGTGCTCGGCATCACCGGCGAGCTCCGGCGTGCGTTGCTCGGCCTGCCGGGTGCCGTGGTGCTCACGCCTGAGCGCAGTGCCACGCGAGCGGGCATCGTCGCCCTGCGCACGCCGGACGTCGCGGGTGACTCCGCGCGGCTGCGCGGCTCAGGCATCGTACACAGCGTGCGCGAGGGAGCCATCAGGCTTGCGCCGCACTTCCACACGCTGCCCAGCGACGTGGCGCGCGTAGTGCGCACGCTCCGGTCATAG
- a CDS encoding peptide chain release factor 3 translates to MTAPALSGAALADQIARRRTFAIISHPDAGKTTLTEKLLLYGGAIHQAGSVKARKAQKHATSDWMALEQERGISVTSSVLQFEYHGFQVNLLDTPGHADFGEDTFRTLVAADSVVMLLDNRKGVEERTRQLFDVCRRRRMPIFTVVNKCDRVGEDPLKLVSDVEAELGIIAVAAHWPIHMSDAVHGTMFRGVYDRRNKRAFLFERDEKHGADKVATTSIALDGPNDPKLLEALGNTDEALQAVEKLAHDIELLDMAGHEFDPAAIASGEMTPVYFASALTNFGVEPFLEDFLPLAPAPVGRDSNAGRIEPSGEAFTGFVFKVQANMDPRHRDRVAFLRVCSGRYAAGLEVTHVRTGKTFKLAPPQQFLGRERAFAEQALPGDVVGVHDRGSLRIGDTLAAAGAPRAEGGKLLEYVGIPRFAPQHFARILSKDPLRRKALDKGLRELSDEGAAQAFFAESMMGPVPIVGAVGMLQFDVMVHRLENEYGAPCTLEMMPYRFPRWVTGPEAAIRRLGEAQDLTLLRDSKENFVLVFRDEWRLRWATDKAGEQGLVFHTEAP, encoded by the coding sequence GTGACCGCCCCCGCTCTCTCGGGTGCCGCCCTCGCCGACCAGATCGCGCGACGCCGCACCTTCGCCATCATCTCGCACCCCGACGCGGGCAAGACCACGCTGACGGAGAAGCTGCTGCTCTACGGCGGCGCCATCCACCAAGCCGGCTCCGTGAAGGCGCGCAAGGCGCAGAAGCACGCCACCTCCGACTGGATGGCCCTCGAGCAGGAGCGCGGCATCTCGGTCACGAGCTCCGTGCTGCAGTTCGAGTACCACGGCTTCCAGGTCAATCTCCTCGACACGCCCGGCCACGCCGACTTCGGCGAAGACACCTTCCGTACGCTCGTCGCCGCGGACTCGGTCGTCATGCTGCTCGACAACCGCAAGGGCGTCGAGGAGCGCACGCGCCAGCTCTTCGACGTGTGCCGTCGCCGCCGCATGCCCATCTTCACGGTCGTCAACAAGTGCGACCGCGTCGGTGAGGATCCGCTCAAGCTGGTCTCGGACGTCGAAGCCGAGCTCGGCATCATCGCCGTCGCCGCGCACTGGCCGATCCATATGAGCGACGCGGTGCACGGCACGATGTTCCGCGGGGTCTACGACCGCCGCAACAAGCGCGCCTTCCTCTTCGAGCGCGACGAGAAGCACGGGGCCGACAAGGTCGCCACGACGTCCATCGCCCTCGACGGGCCCAACGACCCCAAGCTGCTCGAGGCGCTCGGCAACACCGACGAGGCGCTGCAGGCGGTGGAGAAGCTCGCGCACGACATCGAGCTGCTCGACATGGCCGGCCATGAATTCGATCCCGCCGCCATCGCCAGCGGCGAGATGACGCCCGTGTACTTCGCCTCGGCGCTCACCAACTTCGGCGTCGAGCCCTTCCTCGAGGACTTCCTGCCGCTCGCGCCTGCGCCGGTCGGCCGCGACAGCAACGCCGGTCGCATCGAACCCAGCGGCGAGGCCTTCACGGGCTTCGTGTTCAAGGTGCAGGCGAACATGGACCCGCGGCACCGCGACCGCGTCGCCTTCCTGCGCGTCTGCAGCGGACGCTACGCGGCCGGCCTCGAAGTTACGCATGTGCGTACGGGCAAGACCTTCAAGCTCGCGCCGCCGCAGCAGTTCCTCGGCCGCGAGCGGGCCTTCGCCGAGCAGGCGCTGCCTGGCGACGTCGTCGGCGTGCACGACCGCGGGTCACTGCGCATCGGCGACACGCTCGCCGCCGCAGGCGCCCCCAGGGCCGAGGGCGGCAAGCTGCTGGAGTACGTCGGCATCCCGCGCTTCGCGCCGCAGCACTTCGCGCGCATCCTCTCCAAGGATCCGCTGCGCCGGAAGGCGCTCGACAAGGGCCTGCGCGAGCTCTCCGACGAAGGCGCGGCGCAGGCCTTCTTCGCCGAGTCGATGATGGGGCCCGTGCCGATCGTCGGCGCGGTGGGCATGCTGCAGTTCGACGTCATGGTGCACCGCCTCGAGAACGAGTACGGCGCGCCCTGCACGCTAGAGATGATGCCGTATCGCTTCCCGCGGTGGGTCACGGGGCCCGAGGCCGCAATCCGCCGGCTGGGTGAGGCGCAGGATCTCACGCTGCTGCGCGATTCGAAGGAGAACTTCGTGCTCGTGTTCCGCGACGAGTGGCGGCTGCGCTGGGCGACGGACAAGGCGGGAGAGCAGGGCTTAGTGTTTCACACGGAAGCGCCGTAG
- the tyrS gene encoding tyrosine--tRNA ligase, giving the protein MTSPTSLHDELRWRGLLHQETEGCEAHLAKGPVTGYCGFDPTAESLHVGNLVSLMGLVRLARAGHKAVALVGGGTAMIGDPSGKSEERPMRSTEEIAANAELIWQQIQRVAQNALGADALPRFAVRNNAEWLGGIGLIEFLRDTGKHFTVNWMMQKDSVKTRMETGISFTEFSYMLLQAYDFSRLYAKDGVTLQLGGSDQWGNITAGTELVRRTQRGEAHGLTFPLLTDAQGKKFGKTEAGAVYLDAKLTSVYKFYQFWINAEDADVGRLLRTFTLLDAAEIASIEAAHAAAPHERGAQKRLAREVTSLIHGVAAAELAESVSKTVFDKKADAHALSDEVFAMLAAEMPSVSVTPTAEGVDIVAVLADAFGLSKTAARKLVQQGAVSVNGEKLGAEATHVAADRAVRGRWMLVRKGAREIGIVDANG; this is encoded by the coding sequence ATGACGTCCCCGACCTCCCTGCACGACGAGCTGCGCTGGCGCGGCCTGCTCCATCAAGAGACCGAAGGCTGCGAGGCCCACCTCGCGAAGGGTCCGGTGACGGGCTACTGCGGCTTCGATCCCACGGCCGAGAGCCTGCACGTGGGCAACTTGGTCTCGCTGATGGGCCTGGTGCGCCTGGCGCGGGCCGGGCACAAGGCCGTGGCGCTGGTGGGTGGCGGCACGGCGATGATCGGCGACCCCTCGGGCAAGAGCGAGGAGCGCCCGATGCGGTCCACCGAGGAGATCGCCGCCAATGCGGAGCTCATCTGGCAGCAGATCCAGCGGGTGGCACAGAACGCGCTGGGCGCCGATGCCCTGCCCCGCTTTGCCGTGCGCAACAACGCCGAGTGGCTGGGCGGCATCGGGCTGATCGAGTTCCTGCGCGACACCGGCAAGCATTTCACGGTGAATTGGATGATGCAGAAGGACTCCGTGAAGACGCGCATGGAGACCGGCATCAGCTTCACCGAGTTCAGCTACATGCTGCTGCAGGCCTACGACTTCTCGCGGCTGTACGCCAAGGACGGCGTAACGCTGCAGCTCGGCGGCAGCGACCAGTGGGGCAACATCACGGCGGGCACCGAATTGGTGCGGCGCACGCAGCGCGGGGAGGCGCATGGGCTGACGTTCCCGCTGCTCACGGACGCGCAGGGGAAGAAGTTCGGGAAGACGGAAGCGGGCGCGGTGTACCTCGATGCCAAGCTCACGAGCGTCTACAAGTTCTATCAGTTCTGGATCAATGCTGAAGACGCCGATGTCGGGCGTCTGCTGCGGACGTTTACGCTGCTCGATGCGGCGGAGATCGCGTCCATCGAGGCCGCACACGCGGCGGCTCCGCATGAGCGTGGGGCGCAGAAGCGGTTGGCGCGGGAGGTCACGTCGCTGATCCACGGCGTGGCGGCTGCCGAGCTCGCCGAATCGGTCTCGAAGACGGTTTTTGACAAGAAGGCCGATGCGCATGCGCTCAGCGACGAGGTGTTCGCGATGCTGGCGGCGGAAATGCCGTCCGTGTCGGTGACGCCGACGGCGGAGGGCGTGGACATCGTCGCGGTGCTCGCCGATGCGTTCGGACTCTCGAAGACCGCCGCGCGCAAGTTGGTGCAGCAGGGCGCGGTGAGCGTCAACGGCGAGAAGCTCGGCGCCGAGGCGACGCATGTGGCCGCCGACCGCGCCGTGCGCGGGCGCTGGATGCTCGTGCGGAAGGGCGCTCGAGAGATCGGAATCGTCGACGCGAACGGCTGA
- a CDS encoding penicillin-binding protein 1A has protein sequence MLNKYPRLKKFLLRATLVGAGLSVFGLLVFGVWWGFFLCSDETCPSIEQFAEYKPAEPARLYAADGRFIGEIGLERRSVVALDDIPRHVVDAFVITEDKRFYQHHGVDYIRVFGAVIANLKAGGLSEGFSTITMQLARNIFPAQLPSRSKAGSAYNNIVRKFREAKVARRIEARFPKERVLELYLNQIALGAGAYGVEAASQRYFGRPVSEITVAEGAMLAALPKAPSRYNPRRFPDRAIQRRNTILELMRREGALSDADASIAKAYPLRLNRSARGAGDPAPYFVEWVRTELEQRFGRQVYESGLRVLTTLDLDMQGAAERAVERQLRAIEANTWGPYTQTTYEEYLARAAAGDAAGSGNNSPYLQASFIALDPRTGAVRALVGGRDFDDSKFNRATQALRQPGSTFKPIVYATAIRSGRTPAYFIDDEPIEVPQLDGTVWSPNNYDLKFEGRVTLRRALMFSRNLPAIRLTMEIGEGSVVDMAKQFGLTTRVPPYPSIALGSADVYPLEMVAAYSTFANLGWRTAPNPILRVETLDGRRLYQADPERIQVLSREESWVMVDMLKDVIRAGSGTRVRSEGFTHPAGGKTGTTNDYTDVWFVGFTADLVAGVWIGFDQPKEIMGQAQGGRLAAPAWASFMREVYERKPAPPDWPRPPGVLAIPIDPATGLRAGLGCISDTIRTEFFITGTEPLQECPRRLFP, from the coding sequence GTGCTGAACAAGTACCCCCGGCTCAAGAAGTTCCTCCTCCGCGCGACCCTCGTCGGCGCCGGCCTCAGCGTCTTCGGACTCCTCGTGTTCGGCGTCTGGTGGGGCTTCTTCCTCTGCTCCGACGAGACCTGCCCGAGCATCGAGCAGTTCGCCGAGTACAAGCCGGCCGAACCAGCGCGCCTCTACGCCGCCGACGGCCGCTTCATCGGTGAGATCGGCCTGGAGCGCCGGTCCGTCGTGGCCCTCGATGACATCCCGCGCCACGTGGTCGACGCCTTCGTCATCACGGAGGACAAGCGCTTCTACCAGCACCACGGCGTGGACTACATCCGCGTCTTCGGCGCGGTGATCGCCAACCTCAAGGCGGGCGGTCTCTCGGAAGGCTTCTCGACCATCACGATGCAGTTGGCGCGCAACATCTTCCCGGCCCAGCTGCCGTCGCGGTCCAAGGCAGGGAGTGCGTACAACAACATCGTCCGCAAGTTCCGCGAGGCGAAGGTGGCGCGGCGCATCGAAGCGCGCTTTCCCAAGGAGCGCGTCCTCGAGCTGTATCTGAACCAGATCGCCCTCGGCGCGGGCGCCTACGGCGTCGAAGCCGCGTCGCAGCGCTACTTCGGGCGGCCGGTCAGCGAGATCACGGTTGCCGAAGGCGCCATGCTGGCCGCGTTGCCGAAGGCGCCCTCACGCTACAACCCGCGGCGTTTCCCCGACCGCGCCATCCAGCGCCGCAACACCATCCTCGAGCTCATGCGCCGCGAAGGCGCGCTGTCGGATGCCGACGCGAGCATCGCCAAGGCCTACCCGTTGCGCCTCAACCGCTCGGCCCGCGGGGCGGGAGATCCCGCGCCGTACTTCGTCGAATGGGTGCGCACGGAGCTCGAGCAGCGCTTCGGGCGGCAAGTCTACGAAAGCGGGCTGCGCGTGCTCACCACGCTGGACCTCGACATGCAGGGCGCGGCGGAGCGTGCCGTTGAACGCCAGTTGCGCGCCATCGAGGCGAACACGTGGGGCCCGTACACGCAGACGACCTACGAGGAGTACCTCGCGCGCGCCGCCGCCGGCGATGCCGCCGGCAGCGGCAACAACTCGCCCTACCTCCAGGCCAGCTTCATCGCGCTCGATCCACGCACCGGCGCGGTGCGCGCCCTCGTCGGCGGCCGCGACTTCGACGATTCCAAGTTCAACCGTGCCACGCAGGCCCTGCGCCAGCCCGGCTCGACCTTCAAGCCGATCGTCTACGCCACGGCCATCCGCTCGGGCCGCACGCCGGCGTACTTCATCGACGACGAACCGATCGAAGTGCCGCAGCTCGACGGTACCGTGTGGTCGCCGAACAACTACGACCTCAAGTTCGAGGGCCGCGTCACGCTGCGTCGCGCCCTCATGTTCTCGCGCAACCTGCCGGCCATCCGCCTCACGATGGAGATCGGAGAAGGCAGCGTCGTCGACATGGCCAAGCAGTTCGGCCTCACGACGCGCGTGCCGCCGTACCCGTCCATCGCGCTCGGCTCGGCCGACGTGTATCCGCTGGAAATGGTCGCCGCGTACTCGACCTTCGCCAACCTCGGCTGGCGCACCGCGCCGAACCCGATCCTGCGCGTCGAGACGCTCGATGGCCGTCGGCTCTATCAGGCCGACCCGGAGCGCATCCAGGTGCTCTCGCGCGAGGAATCGTGGGTGATGGTCGACATGTTGAAGGACGTGATCCGTGCCGGTTCCGGCACGCGCGTCCGCAGCGAAGGCTTCACGCATCCCGCCGGCGGCAAGACGGGCACGACCAACGACTACACCGATGTCTGGTTCGTCGGCTTCACTGCCGATCTCGTCGCTGGCGTGTGGATCGGTTTCGACCAGCCGAAGGAGATCATGGGCCAGGCGCAGGGCGGGCGACTCGCGGCGCCCGCGTGGGCCAGCTTCATGCGCGAGGTCTACGAGCGCAAGCCGGCGCCGCCCGACTGGCCGCGGCCGCCGGGCGTGCTCGCGATTCCCATCGATCCCGCCACCGGCCTGCGCGCTGGACTCGGCTGCATCTCCGACACCATCCGCACCGAGTTCTTCATCACCGGCACCGAGCCGCTGCAGGAGTGCCCGCGGAGACTCTTTCCCTGA